ATAATGAATTACGATGAGATGAGtcgagatgaaagttaaaaattaaataaaatattattaaaatattattttttaataatattattattttgagatttaaaaattttaaattttttattatattttatataaaaattttaaaaaattataatgataagaaagatgaaataaaaatatttttaatattgaaatcaAACCTTAatctataatctatattaaaaaaaaacataattattaattggacAATGCTACATGGCTGCTCAGTTCTTACTGCTAGACTGACCAATAattcactctttttttaatattttttaaacatttaaaaaaaaacccaatttgaCGAGTGATAAGTTTGTAATTATTATCTgcgaattaaaaataaataaataacaaatgatGACACGGGACTTGCCTCGTTACCACTCGTACATCAATCATAGTACCGACCCATTATTTTAGGCTATAAAGGcatggattcatgattcatCCGCAAGTTAAACGAGTAGTCCGTCCGCGCAGCCATCATGAGGCTCATGAAAAACCAGATCAAATAATCCTATAATTAATCTATGAATGGCTAATCCTACtgttcttaatttattatgtgACACACACTCGCATAAATCCAACCCTTAAAATCCCACTTTCTGGGACTTTAATTAAAAGTTCACGTGGCAATACTGACTCCATTATCCCAATCTTAGCTCCAGGTGgccattaatatatgtatatatatatatatactttttaaaaatataaatttcaaagtCAAATACGCGTAATCAAGACGAACCACAcacttttaattattaaaaatatttcataaatataatttattaattataaaattattatttttattataaattagatctaataaattagataaaaactatatcaatttataagattatttttattcattattttataagtataacagtcatctataattatatttttaacaaggTATTAACTCTTGAACGAGTgctccaaaatataaatacataaaataaaataaagcatcTTCAgcttataaaaattaaaatattaaggataattaagaaaatacgTAAAGCATGTTTACACTTATATGCGATGACACGTAAAATTGTACCTGCTACTCTCGAACTTGTGTTTAATGGGGACAAAGTACAAACaccatctttatatatatatatatatatgagaatgtGGGTACGTAGGGTGCTAAACAACTCAGCATGTTGCATCATGGaagaacataaaattaaaaaaggatcGTGTTAacctaattaaattattagtgAATGGTCTTCCACAttggtataatatatatatatatatatatatatattaagtgtTACAAAAAAGGAGCGGTTACCTAACTCTAGCTAAGAAGGTGAAAGATTAGGAGTGAGAATTGAGGAGTCAGTGTTGAACAACGACCAAGAGAGTTGCAATTTAGATGAAGGGCACATTGGTTTTGTTGGTTTGGTTCTTGAAATTTTcgtaaaatcatataattccAACCATGTAATAATGTATACCGAGGAATGCTGGATATATAAGTTGGttgtaaattttagatttattttttaaaaaaaatgcatgaaatttAAGTACCTAAGATAACCTAAGATTAAgacattataaatttctttgtatatatatttcaccTTAGAGTATAGCATTGACTTCTTCAAATATacattcaaaattaaaaaaaatgtaaataaaataatctacattaacttctttaaaaaatgaaagttatgagttacagtaattttaagtatatttttaaaagtaatattttattgtaaaaattattacaattattttattttttaattttcatttgccACGACTTTTATTCCTCTCAaacactttttcatttttattaattaaaaattatattattaattaatatataattagtataattataaaaaatataaaaaaattattattaaaaaaataattaaattttgaatttatgaaaaatatatatattttaattagattttaaagaTGATTATGACGAAATCAATGCTAATGATCGGAAGCAAAAAAGGGAGGTGATGGGTTGGCAACATGTGTCCCCATTCTGGCCAGAAGTTATGGTGAGAAATTGTGAGAGTGACTACTGTCATAAATCCATCCCCAAAAGTAGAATCTATGGCAAGATCAGAGTACTCAAATTGTCTCTAACTTTATTCTACTCTCTCCACGCAACCTCAAAACGCCTGATAACCGCTGGAAACTCCACTTATTTACCAATGATATTTTATTGGTAGAGTTACGGCTcatttacattttgtttttaatttattaataaaatattttttttttaaaatttaaaaacatcaaatcaaaattaaaatttaaacaaatatttttaaaaatattattttatttaaaatctatagaaaaattataaaaagaatgtaACTCTATCATTTCTCTGTTGTATTAATtccaaattatataatttaacatgaaaattaaaaaaatatataaaaacgtTTAACAAATTTAAAGTCATGAAGCGACGTCGGTTCATCTATTCGCCGACGCCTGGCGGaggggtcccacgtgtaaaaagAGACCACATCGCACACGGTACTGTGATCACTGTCACATCAGTCCTCCTCCCTTCTGATAAGACTTAATGCCGACAAGTGTTATCTATATGGTCTGTGACCATAACGACCTCACTCGTCTGTTCGTTTAGCTTGGACCAGATACGAAAGCCACTACTATTAGGCTACTAGCCTTTAAAGTCTATTCCCCGACCTTCTTTCCCAACCTCTCTCTCGCGATGAAAATTTCTTTAAAGCCTTTAAAGATTTCTCAAATTCGTCGAACGGACTGAGAAAATAGTTAgttcatttatatatacattcgTAAGTTCTTCTGAGCTTTTGTCTCCGACCACAATGGTTTCTGTCGGAGATTCTCATTCCAGCTCCAACCGTTTCCCTCTCACCCGAAACATTTATGCTCCTGATCCACTCAAAATTCACCGACACACCGGCCGCTCCATGCGCACGATACGGTCCAATGTGTTCCAAAGAAACGAAGATGACAGTTGCTCGTTTGTCGTTGAGAGATCCACATGCGTGTCCGAGAACCTCAACCTAACGGACTCGGGCATCGACATGAGGCTCAGCGAGCTCGCTCTGCGGAAAGGCAAGTCAGCAAAGTCCACGTCGTCCTCGGAGGAGGAGATAAGGGAGTTTCTGGATCTCTCTCAGGCATTCAGCGACTTGTCGGTGTGCAGCAGCGATATCTCGGGAGAGTTACAGAGGCTAGCGACGTTGCCCACGTCGTCCTCCGACAAGGACAACAACGGTGAGGCTAACGCGGCGGAGGTCGAGCCTTGTTTGGGGTTTCTACAGAGGGAGAGCTTCTCGACAGAAATAATCGAGAGCATTTCACCGGAGGATCTTCAACCAACCGTGAAGATCTGCGTCGACGGGCTTAAATCTCCGTCGATCGCAGTTAAGCGGTCTGCGGCGGCCAAGTTAAGGCTCTTAGCGAAAAACCGGGCCGATAACAGGGCTTTAATCGGCGAGTCCGGTGCGGTTCCTGCTCTGATTCCGCTACTCCGGTGCAGCAGCGACCCGTCGACTCAGGAACATGCCGTCACGGCGCTTCTCAACTTGTCCCTTCACGAAGGCAACAAGGCGTTGATAACAAACGCCGGTGCGGTCAAGTCCCTTGTCTACGTGCTCAAGACCGGGACCGAGACATCGAAGCAGAACGCAGCGTGCGCCCTGCTGAGCTTGGCTTTGGTGGAGGATAACAAGAGTTCCATCGGGGCCTGCGGGGCGATTCCACCCCTGGTCTCGTTGCTGCTGAACGGGTCGAGTAGGGGGAAGAAGGACGCATTAACGACGTTGTACAAACTCTGCTCGATTAGGCCGAACAAGGAGAGGGCCGTGATCGCGGGGGCCGTCAAGCCGTTGGTGGCGCTGGTGGCGGAGCAGGGCACGGGGATGGCTGAAAAGGCGATGGTGGTGCTGAGTAGCCTGGCGGGAATCGAGGAGGGAAGGCAGGCCATAGTCGAGGAGGGCGGGATTGCGGTGCTTGTGGAGGCGATTGAGGATGGATCGTTGAAAGGGAAGGAGTTCGCGGTGGTGACGCTGCTACAGCTGTGTGCGGACAGCGTGAGGAATAGAGGGTTGCTGGTGAGGGAGGGGGCTATTCCTCCTCTGGTGGCGCTTTCTCAGACGGGGAGTGTTAGGGCCAAGCACAAGGTGAGTAGTTGAGTTGGTGGCGGTGATTGGGATTTTTTATCATAAACCCTATTCACAATCACTTTTGAGTATTCTAACGTGGAGAAATTCTACGTATAATGAAGTGTGTAacccttttgaaaaaaaaagtaaaattgattattaaaaattaatttttttatatgaattttatattttattgttatttttaatataaaataattatttttactaaacATCAAGGCCATAAAAAGTAATATGATTGGttggtcattttttttaatataaaataattatactcaAAAGTGACGTGTGTAGCAGcttcttttttattctatacTGTTCTTCAAATTCTAACCATTTTTGCAGGCAAAATGCTTTATTGAATTATAGGTTGTAGATTTCTCTTCTTTCAACTTTCAAACAAGCGCTTTAAATTTGCAAACTCAGGTCAATTTGGCGTTTCATGATGCTGATTGCTGCAACTTGACTTTTCTGACATAACTATTGCTGCATGATGCGGCAATGACTTTAGGATAGAACTGTGTTACCCTTTTAAGTGCTTCGTGTTGTTTGCTTGTTGGGATGAAAATGTTATTATCTTGGTATTATATAGATGGACGGTATTGATGAGTTTGGGGAGTGATTCATGGATGGTGCCTTGGACAACACCTTAGGTCACAATTTATTTGTTGGGGTtaccttgaaaaaaaaatgttaggtCGTGTAGTTAAGGGCAACGCTATCAGTTTTTGATCGGTCTTGGTTATTAGGAAGTGAAGATGATGTCCTAGTTAGATAATTTAAAGTAATAATTGATTGACTCATGAATGGTCCATTTTCTTGAAGAATCtacaatatataattttcgCAGTGTGTCTTCTGCGATTATGATCTTGTTGAAGGCTGTTTGGATACTGCATCTGATACAACAACCC
This genomic interval from Juglans regia cultivar Chandler chromosome 3, Walnut 2.0, whole genome shotgun sequence contains the following:
- the LOC109004555 gene encoding U-box domain-containing protein 4-like, with protein sequence MVSVGDSHSSSNRFPLTRNIYAPDPLKIHRHTGRSMRTIRSNVFQRNEDDSCSFVVERSTCVSENLNLTDSGIDMRLSELALRKGKSAKSTSSSEEEIREFLDLSQAFSDLSVCSSDISGELQRLATLPTSSSDKDNNGEANAAEVEPCLGFLQRESFSTEIIESISPEDLQPTVKICVDGLKSPSIAVKRSAAAKLRLLAKNRADNRALIGESGAVPALIPLLRCSSDPSTQEHAVTALLNLSLHEGNKALITNAGAVKSLVYVLKTGTETSKQNAACALLSLALVEDNKSSIGACGAIPPLVSLLLNGSSRGKKDALTTLYKLCSIRPNKERAVIAGAVKPLVALVAEQGTGMAEKAMVVLSSLAGIEEGRQAIVEEGGIAVLVEAIEDGSLKGKEFAVVTLLQLCADSVRNRGLLVREGAIPPLVALSQTGSVRAKHKAETLLGYLREPRQEATSSSP